The Micromonospora krabiensis genome window below encodes:
- a CDS encoding NAD(P)/FAD-dependent oxidoreductase yields the protein MSYQELSYWLSTVDEPLTPRPALPGETDADVVIVGAGYTGLWTAYYLASADPTLRIVVLEREIAGYGASGRNGGWCSALFPTSLTGLARRHGRDAAVAMQRAMRETVREVGRVVAAEGIDCDWASGGTVVLARTDAQLGRARAAVEEARAFGFGPDDLALLDAGEAAARCGAEGVRGGTYTPHCAAVHPAKLVRGLARTVERLGVTIHERTPVREIRPGAAVTPVGVVRAPVVVRATEGWTAALPGLRRAVVPVYSLMVATEPLPAQTWARIGLADRETFSDHRHVIIYGQRTADGRLAFGGRGAPYHFGSRVRPGYDREPAVFDALRRTLGELFPVLGPDVPLTHRWGGPLGVARDWTASVGLDRTTGLAWAGGYVGDGVSTTNLAGRTLADLIRGVASDLTALPWVGHRSPRWEPEPLRWLAVNAGLRVMLSADAAEARSGRPSRRAAVFGRFLGH from the coding sequence GTGTCCTACCAGGAGCTGTCGTACTGGCTGTCCACGGTGGACGAGCCGCTGACGCCGCGCCCGGCGCTGCCCGGGGAGACCGACGCGGACGTGGTGATCGTGGGCGCCGGCTACACCGGGCTGTGGACGGCCTACTACCTGGCGTCCGCCGACCCCACCCTGCGCATCGTCGTGCTGGAGCGGGAGATCGCGGGGTACGGGGCGTCCGGCCGCAACGGCGGCTGGTGCTCCGCGCTCTTCCCCACCTCGCTGACCGGCCTGGCCCGCCGGCACGGCCGGGACGCGGCGGTCGCCATGCAGCGGGCGATGCGGGAGACCGTGCGCGAGGTCGGCCGGGTCGTCGCGGCCGAGGGCATCGACTGCGACTGGGCGTCGGGCGGGACGGTCGTGCTCGCCCGCACCGACGCCCAGCTCGGTCGCGCCCGCGCCGCGGTCGAGGAGGCGCGGGCCTTCGGCTTCGGCCCCGACGACCTCGCGCTGCTCGACGCCGGCGAGGCCGCGGCCCGGTGCGGCGCCGAGGGCGTACGCGGCGGGACGTACACACCGCACTGCGCGGCCGTGCACCCGGCGAAGCTGGTGCGGGGGCTGGCCCGGACGGTCGAGCGGCTCGGCGTGACCATCCACGAACGCACCCCGGTACGCGAGATCCGGCCGGGCGCCGCCGTCACCCCGGTGGGGGTGGTCCGCGCGCCCGTGGTGGTGCGGGCCACCGAGGGCTGGACGGCGGCGCTGCCGGGCCTGCGGCGTGCCGTGGTGCCGGTCTACTCGCTGATGGTGGCCACCGAGCCGCTGCCCGCGCAGACCTGGGCGCGGATCGGGCTGGCCGACCGGGAGACGTTCTCCGACCACCGGCACGTGATCATCTACGGGCAGCGCACGGCGGACGGTCGGCTGGCCTTCGGCGGCCGGGGCGCCCCCTACCACTTCGGGTCCCGGGTCCGGCCCGGCTACGACCGCGAGCCGGCGGTCTTCGACGCGCTGCGTCGTACGCTCGGCGAGCTCTTCCCGGTGCTCGGCCCGGACGTGCCGCTGACCCACCGGTGGGGCGGGCCGCTCGGGGTGGCCCGGGACTGGACCGCCTCGGTGGGGCTGGACCGGACGACCGGGCTCGCCTGGGCGGGCGGGTACGTCGGCGACGGCGTCTCGACCACGAACCTCGCCGGTCGTACGCTGGCCGACCTGATCCGGGGCGTGGCGAGTGACCTGACCGCGCTGCCCTGGGTGGGGCACCGGTCCCCGCGCTGGGAGCCGGAGCCGCTGCGCTGGCTCGCGGTGAACGCCGGCCTGCGGGTCATGCTCTCGGCGGACGCGGCGGAGGCCCGCAGCGGGCGACCCTCCCGCCGCGCGGCGGTCTTCGGCCGCTTCCTCGGCCACTGA
- a CDS encoding saccharopine dehydrogenase family protein, with protein sequence MRILLVGAGGVGSAAVSIAARRSFFDTMVVADHDPGRAGRAIAGHDARFVAARVDASSAGEVAALCREHRITHVLNAVDPRFVLPIFEGAYAAGADYLDMAMSLSRPHPRNPYSETGVKLGDAQFAAAEQWREAGRLALCGIGVEPGLSDIFARYAADELFTEIDEIGIRDGANLTVDGHDFAPSFSIWTTIEECLNPPVVWEADRGWYTTPPFSEPEVFEFPEGIGPVECVNVEHEEVLLIPRWVGARRVTFKYGLGDEFIGVLKTLHKLGLDSTAPVRVGGVQVTPRDVVAACLPDPATLGPAMRGKTCAGTYVTGTGPDGHPRRVYLYHVVDNEWSMTEYGHQAVVWQTAVNPIVALELLANGAWTGTGVLGPEALPPRPFLDLLTAYGSPWGMEER encoded by the coding sequence ATGCGTATCCTGCTCGTCGGCGCCGGTGGCGTCGGCTCCGCCGCCGTATCGATCGCCGCCCGCCGCTCCTTCTTCGACACCATGGTGGTCGCCGACCACGATCCCGGCCGGGCGGGCCGTGCGATCGCCGGCCACGACGCCCGGTTCGTCGCCGCCCGGGTCGACGCCTCGTCGGCCGGCGAGGTCGCCGCGCTCTGCCGGGAACACCGGATCACCCACGTGCTGAACGCGGTCGACCCGCGCTTCGTGCTGCCGATCTTCGAGGGGGCGTACGCGGCCGGAGCGGACTACCTCGACATGGCGATGTCGCTGTCCCGACCGCACCCACGCAACCCCTACTCGGAGACCGGCGTGAAGCTCGGCGACGCGCAGTTCGCCGCCGCCGAACAGTGGCGCGAAGCCGGAAGGCTCGCCCTCTGCGGCATCGGCGTCGAACCGGGCCTCTCCGACATCTTCGCCCGGTACGCCGCCGACGAACTGTTCACCGAGATCGACGAGATCGGCATCCGCGACGGCGCCAACCTGACGGTCGACGGCCACGACTTCGCGCCGTCGTTCTCCATCTGGACGACCATCGAGGAGTGCCTCAACCCGCCGGTGGTGTGGGAGGCGGACCGTGGCTGGTACACGACGCCGCCGTTCTCCGAGCCGGAGGTCTTCGAGTTCCCGGAGGGGATCGGCCCGGTCGAGTGCGTCAACGTCGAACACGAGGAGGTGCTGCTCATCCCGCGTTGGGTGGGCGCCCGTCGGGTCACCTTCAAGTACGGCCTCGGCGACGAGTTCATCGGCGTCCTCAAGACCCTGCACAAACTCGGCCTGGACTCGACCGCGCCGGTGCGCGTCGGCGGCGTCCAGGTCACCCCGCGTGACGTGGTCGCCGCCTGCCTGCCCGACCCCGCCACCCTCGGCCCGGCCATGCGCGGCAAGACCTGCGCCGGCACGTACGTCACCGGCACCGGCCCCGACGGCCACCCCCGCCGCGTCTACCTCTACCACGTCGTCGACAACGAGTGGTCCATGACGGAGTACGGTCACCAGGCCGTCGTCTGGCAGACCGCGGTCAACCCGATCGTGGCCCTGGAACTGCTCGCGAACGGCGCGTGGACCGGCACCGGCGTGCTCGGCCCGGAGGCGCTACCACCCCGGCCGTTCCTCGACCTGCTCACCGCCTATGGCTCGCCGTGGGGGATGGAGGAGCGATGA
- a CDS encoding Lrp/AsnC family transcriptional regulator → MTNRQQENGNGGRRIAVRDGASHALLDDVAKQIIEQLQEDGRRPYATIGKAVGLSEAAVRQRVQRLLDAGVMQIVAVTDPLQLGFPRQAMIGLRTDGDLEAVADRLAELEEVDYVVITAGSFDLLTEVVCRNDDHLLEILQRLRAVEGVLSTEAFVYLKLRKQTYTWGTA, encoded by the coding sequence ATGACCAACCGGCAGCAGGAGAACGGCAACGGCGGACGGCGGATCGCCGTGCGTGACGGTGCCAGTCACGCTCTGCTCGACGACGTGGCCAAGCAGATCATCGAGCAGCTCCAGGAGGACGGCCGCCGCCCGTACGCGACCATCGGCAAGGCCGTCGGGCTCTCCGAGGCGGCCGTGCGGCAGCGGGTGCAGCGACTCCTCGACGCCGGCGTCATGCAGATCGTCGCCGTCACCGACCCGCTCCAGCTCGGCTTCCCGCGGCAGGCGATGATCGGCCTGCGCACCGACGGCGACCTCGAGGCGGTGGCCGACCGCCTGGCCGAGCTGGAGGAGGTCGACTACGTGGTGATCACGGCCGGCTCGTTCGACCTGCTCACCGAGGTGGTCTGCCGCAACGACGACCACCTGCTGGAGATCCTGCAACGACTGCGGGCCGTCGAGGGCGTGCTCTCCACCGAGGCGTTCGTCTACCTCAAGCTCCGCAAGCAGACCTACACCTGGGGCACCGCGTGA
- a CDS encoding nitroreductase/quinone reductase family protein — MSTEAVMAAFDGQQEIELTVTGRRSGRQISRPVWFVQEEQSMFLVPVTGSDSHWYKNVRQTPMVQVAANGTSVSAPATPITEPDQVDHVVAMFRDKYGADQVASYYPKHDVAVQVPLG, encoded by the coding sequence ATGAGCACGGAGGCGGTCATGGCCGCGTTCGACGGCCAGCAGGAGATCGAGCTGACGGTGACGGGGCGCAGGAGCGGGCGGCAGATCAGCCGGCCGGTGTGGTTCGTCCAGGAGGAGCAGAGCATGTTCCTCGTGCCGGTGACCGGCTCGGACAGCCACTGGTACAAGAACGTCCGGCAGACACCGATGGTGCAGGTGGCGGCGAACGGGACCTCGGTGAGCGCGCCGGCCACACCGATCACCGAACCGGACCAGGTCGACCACGTGGTGGCGATGTTCCGCGACAAGTACGGCGCGGACCAGGTGGCGAGCTACTACCCGAAGCACGACGTCGCCGTGCAGGTGCCGCTCGGCTGA
- a CDS encoding ABC transporter permease, which produces MSALAHVPTGQSAANPPPPARRGRYRFLPYLLLLPGAAWLFVFFALPLLQLAAASLYDPSGSLSTGYALTWAFGNYPDALSAYWPQFTRSFLYAGLALVLALLMGYPLAYAIAQKAGRWKNLLLVCVVAPMFTSFLVRTLAWKTILSDNGWLVGLLRDVHLLGPDGRLLATPFAVVLGLTYNFLPFLVLPLYASLERLDRRLLEAASDLYASPVHAFRRVTLPLSMPGLVAGTLLFFIPASGDYINAELLGTPNEYMIGNVIDSAFLVRLDYPQGAALSFLLMAAILAVVFVYLRRAGTEEVL; this is translated from the coding sequence GTGAGCGCCCTCGCGCACGTGCCGACCGGGCAGTCGGCGGCGAACCCGCCGCCACCCGCCCGACGCGGACGGTACCGGTTCCTGCCGTACCTGCTGCTGCTCCCGGGTGCGGCCTGGCTGTTCGTCTTCTTCGCCCTGCCGCTGCTGCAACTCGCCGCCGCCAGCCTCTACGACCCCAGCGGCTCCCTCTCCACCGGCTACGCGCTGACCTGGGCGTTCGGCAACTACCCGGACGCGCTGTCGGCGTACTGGCCGCAGTTCACCCGGTCGTTCCTCTACGCCGGCCTGGCCCTGGTGCTCGCCCTGCTGATGGGCTACCCACTGGCGTACGCGATCGCGCAGAAGGCCGGACGGTGGAAGAACCTGCTGCTGGTGTGCGTGGTCGCGCCGATGTTCACCAGCTTCCTGGTGCGTACGTTGGCCTGGAAGACGATCCTGTCCGACAACGGTTGGCTCGTCGGTCTGCTGCGCGACGTCCACCTGCTCGGGCCGGACGGCCGCCTGCTCGCCACCCCGTTCGCGGTGGTGCTCGGCCTCACGTACAACTTCCTGCCGTTCCTGGTGCTGCCGCTGTACGCGAGCCTGGAGCGGCTCGACCGCCGGCTGCTGGAGGCCGCGAGCGACCTGTACGCGAGCCCGGTCCACGCGTTCCGGCGAGTGACGCTGCCGCTGTCCATGCCCGGTCTCGTCGCCGGCACGCTGCTCTTCTTCATCCCGGCCAGCGGTGACTACATCAACGCGGAACTGCTCGGCACGCCCAACGAATACATGATCGGCAACGTCATCGACTCGGCGTTCCTGGTCCGGCTCGACTACCCGCAGGGCGCGGCCCTGTCGTTCCTGCTGATGGCGGCGATCCTCGCGGTCGTCTTCGTCTACCTGCGCCGCGCCGGTACGGAGGAGGTGTTGTGA
- a CDS encoding ABC transporter permease: MHRVSRWLADRWVMLVALLVLGYLSLPILVVAGLSFNRPSSRLSYDFHEFTLDNWRNPCATSDMCDAVVRSVQIGFIATVVATVLGTLMAFALVRHRFRGRSGINVLIFLPMATPELVMGTSLLALFVAAGVPQGFWTIVIAHVMFCVSFVVVTVKARLAGMDSRLEEAAMDLYANEWQTFRRITLPLVLPGIVAAALLSFSLSFDDFIITNFNAGTTVTFPMYVWGAAQRGIPPQVNVIGTAMFAIALLLVLASTLPGRRRQRAALRVGPATGGSGSGPAGKAGAVR, encoded by the coding sequence ATGCACCGCGTCTCCCGGTGGCTCGCCGACCGGTGGGTCATGCTCGTGGCGCTGCTGGTACTCGGCTACCTGTCGCTGCCGATCCTGGTGGTGGCCGGCCTGTCGTTCAACCGGCCGTCGAGCCGCCTCTCGTACGACTTCCACGAGTTCACCCTCGACAACTGGCGCAACCCGTGCGCCACCTCCGACATGTGCGACGCGGTGGTCCGAAGTGTCCAGATCGGCTTCATCGCCACGGTCGTCGCCACCGTCCTCGGGACGCTCATGGCGTTCGCCCTGGTGCGGCACCGGTTCCGCGGCCGGTCCGGCATCAACGTGCTGATCTTCCTCCCGATGGCGACGCCGGAACTGGTGATGGGCACGTCGCTGCTGGCGCTCTTCGTCGCCGCCGGGGTGCCGCAGGGCTTCTGGACCATCGTCATCGCGCACGTGATGTTCTGCGTCTCGTTCGTGGTGGTGACGGTGAAGGCGCGGCTCGCCGGCATGGATTCGCGGCTGGAGGAGGCCGCGATGGACCTCTACGCCAACGAGTGGCAGACGTTCCGGCGGATCACCCTGCCGTTGGTGCTGCCCGGCATCGTGGCCGCCGCGCTGCTCTCCTTCTCGCTGAGCTTCGACGACTTCATCATCACGAACTTCAACGCGGGCACCACCGTCACGTTCCCGATGTACGTGTGGGGCGCCGCCCAGCGGGGCATCCCGCCGCAGGTCAACGTCATCGGCACCGCGATGTTCGCGATCGCGCTGCTGCTGGTGCTGGCCAGCACGCTGCCCGGCCGGCGACGCCAACGCGCCGCCCTGCGGGTCGGTCCCGCGACGGGCGGCAGCGGATCAGGTCCGGCGGGCAAGGCGGGGGCCGTCCGGTGA
- a CDS encoding NAD(P)/FAD-dependent oxidoreductase has protein sequence MIGAYTGRALADAAPVPYWLDRPERPDPLPPLHGRHTADLLVIGGGYSGLWAALLAKRDDPGRDVLLVEAGTCGWAASGRNGGFCAASLTHGLANGVDRFPDEIGELERLGRQNLDGIAATLDEHGIDCDFERTGELAVAVEPYQLAGLAADADLARRHGHDVRLLDRDEVRAEVDSPTYLGGMWDRDRVALLDPAKLAWGLRRACLDLGVRIAEHTRVTGLRRDGGALRAATTGGREAAPGSVRAGRVVLATNAFPPLLRRLRAWLVPVYDYALTTEPLTAAQRAAIGWTNRQGLADTGNQFHYYRITADGRILFGGYDAVYHYGNRMAPALEQRPATFATLADHFFTTFPQLDGVRFSHRWGGVIDTCTRFCPFFGTAYEGRLAYAAGYTGLGVGATRFGARVMLDLLAGEDTPLTRLALVRGTPLPFPPEPVRAVGINLTRWSLARADAHEGRRNLWLRTLDRLGLGFDS, from the coding sequence ATGATCGGCGCGTATACCGGCCGGGCGCTGGCCGACGCGGCGCCCGTGCCGTACTGGCTGGACCGCCCGGAGCGCCCCGACCCGCTCCCGCCGCTGCACGGCCGGCACACCGCCGACCTGCTCGTGATCGGCGGCGGCTACAGCGGGCTGTGGGCCGCGCTGCTGGCCAAGCGGGACGACCCGGGCCGGGACGTGCTGCTGGTCGAGGCGGGCACCTGCGGCTGGGCGGCGTCCGGACGCAACGGCGGCTTCTGCGCCGCGTCGCTCACCCACGGCCTCGCCAACGGCGTCGACCGGTTCCCCGACGAGATCGGCGAGCTGGAACGGCTCGGCCGGCAGAACCTGGACGGGATCGCCGCGACCCTCGACGAACACGGCATCGACTGCGACTTCGAGCGCACCGGCGAGCTGGCCGTCGCCGTCGAGCCGTACCAGCTCGCCGGGCTCGCCGCCGACGCCGACCTGGCCCGCCGGCACGGCCACGACGTGCGGCTGCTCGACCGCGACGAGGTCCGCGCCGAGGTGGACTCGCCGACGTACCTCGGCGGGATGTGGGACCGCGACCGGGTGGCCCTGCTCGACCCGGCCAAGCTGGCCTGGGGACTGCGCCGGGCCTGCCTGGACCTCGGCGTGCGGATCGCCGAGCACACGCGGGTGACCGGGCTGCGCCGCGACGGCGGCGCGCTCCGGGCGGCCACCACCGGCGGCCGGGAGGCGGCCCCCGGCAGCGTACGGGCCGGGCGGGTGGTGCTCGCCACGAACGCGTTCCCGCCGCTGCTGCGCCGGCTGCGGGCCTGGCTGGTGCCGGTGTACGACTACGCGCTCACCACCGAGCCGCTGACCGCCGCCCAGCGTGCCGCGATCGGCTGGACCAACCGCCAGGGGCTCGCCGACACCGGAAACCAGTTCCACTACTACCGGATCACCGCCGACGGCCGGATCCTCTTCGGCGGGTACGACGCGGTCTACCACTACGGCAACCGGATGGCCCCGGCGCTGGAGCAGCGGCCGGCGACCTTCGCCACCCTCGCCGACCACTTCTTCACCACGTTCCCGCAGCTGGACGGGGTGCGGTTCAGTCACCGCTGGGGCGGGGTGATCGACACCTGCACCCGCTTCTGCCCGTTCTTCGGCACCGCCTACGAGGGCCGACTCGCGTACGCGGCGGGCTACACCGGCCTCGGTGTCGGGGCCACCCGGTTCGGCGCGCGGGTGATGCTCGACCTGCTGGCCGGCGAGGACACCCCGTTGACCCGACTCGCGCTCGTGCGCGGCACACCCCTGCCGTTCCCGCCGGAACCGGTCCGCGCGGTCGGCATCAACCTCACCCGCTGGTCGCTCGCCCGTGCCGACGCGCACGAGGGGCGGCGCAACCTCTGGCTCCGTACGCTCGACCGTCTTGGTTTGGGGTTCGATTCCTGA
- a CDS encoding aspartate aminotransferase family protein, whose protein sequence is MANATDHLWMHFTRMASYSAGEVPTIVRGEGAYVWDSQGRRYLDGLAGLFVVNAGHGRTELADAAAKQAAELAYFPLWSYAHPKAVELAEKISTLTPGDLNRVFFTTGGSEAVEAAWKLARAYFKRTGRPTKHKVVSRYIAYHGTSMGALSITGLPGIKSDFEPLVPGGIKVPNTNFYRAPEHGDSPEAFGRWAADEIGRAIEREGPDTVAAVFLEPVQNSGGCFPPPPGYFERVREICDAYDVLLVSDEVICSWGRLGEYFGAVRYGYQPDIITTAKGITSGYAPLGAMIASDRLMEPFLTETGMFAHGVTFGGHPVSCAVALANLEVFAREDLVGHVRANEAAFRATLEKLTDLPIVGDVRGDGYFYGIELVKDKTTRATFDEAESERLLRGFLSTALFQAGLYCRADDRGDPVVQLAPPLIADQQQFDEIEQILRAVLTEAWQRL, encoded by the coding sequence ATGGCCAACGCCACCGACCACCTCTGGATGCACTTCACCCGGATGGCGAGCTACTCCGCCGGCGAGGTGCCGACCATCGTGCGCGGCGAGGGCGCGTACGTCTGGGACTCGCAGGGCCGCCGCTACCTGGACGGGCTGGCCGGCCTGTTCGTCGTCAACGCCGGCCACGGGCGCACCGAGCTCGCCGACGCCGCCGCCAAGCAGGCGGCCGAGCTGGCCTACTTCCCGCTCTGGTCGTACGCCCACCCCAAGGCCGTCGAGCTGGCCGAGAAGATCTCCACGCTCACCCCGGGTGACCTCAACCGGGTCTTCTTCACCACCGGCGGCTCGGAGGCGGTCGAGGCGGCCTGGAAGCTCGCCCGCGCCTACTTCAAGCGCACCGGGCGGCCCACCAAGCACAAGGTGGTCAGCCGCTACATCGCCTACCACGGCACCTCGATGGGCGCCCTGTCCATCACCGGCCTGCCCGGCATCAAGAGCGACTTCGAGCCGCTGGTGCCCGGCGGCATCAAGGTGCCGAACACCAACTTCTACCGGGCGCCGGAGCACGGCGACTCGCCCGAGGCGTTCGGCCGGTGGGCCGCCGACGAGATCGGGCGCGCGATCGAGCGCGAAGGGCCGGACACCGTCGCCGCGGTCTTCCTGGAGCCGGTGCAGAACTCCGGCGGCTGCTTCCCGCCGCCGCCCGGCTACTTCGAGCGGGTCCGCGAGATCTGCGACGCGTACGACGTGCTGCTCGTCTCCGACGAGGTGATCTGCTCCTGGGGTCGGCTCGGCGAGTACTTCGGTGCCGTCCGCTACGGCTACCAGCCCGACATCATCACCACCGCGAAGGGCATCACGTCCGGCTACGCCCCGCTCGGGGCGATGATCGCCAGCGACCGGCTGATGGAGCCCTTCCTCACCGAGACCGGCATGTTCGCCCACGGGGTGACGTTCGGCGGCCACCCGGTGTCCTGCGCGGTGGCCCTGGCCAACCTGGAGGTCTTCGCTCGGGAGGACCTGGTCGGGCACGTCCGCGCCAACGAGGCGGCGTTCCGCGCCACCCTGGAGAAGCTCACCGACCTGCCGATCGTCGGGGACGTCCGGGGCGACGGCTACTTCTACGGCATCGAGCTGGTGAAGGACAAGACCACCCGGGCGACGTTCGACGAGGCCGAGTCGGAGCGCCTGTTGCGCGGCTTCCTCTCCACCGCGCTGTTCCAGGCCGGGCTCTACTGCCGCGCCGACGACCGCGGCGACCCGGTGGTGCAGCTCGCCCCGCCGCTGATCGCCGACCAGCAGCAGTTCGACGAGATCGAGCAGATCCTCCGGGCCGTGCTGACCGAGGCGTGGCAGCGTCTCTGA
- a CDS encoding ABC transporter ATP-binding protein — translation MGRETPAGDLRLANLTKRFGIFTAVDDLSLTIPQGSFFALLGASGCGKTTTLRMIAGLEEPTSGQVLLGDRDIARLRPYKRPVNTVFQSYALFPHLDIAENVAFGLRRRGIRKVDDQVERMLALVQLDGYGRRRPAQLSGGQQQRVALARALINHPQVLLLDEPLGALDLKLRRQMQIELKRIQTEVGITFVHVTHDQEEAMTMADTVAVMNAGRIEQLGAPADLYEYPATAFVANFLGQSNLLAGDAAGPTGDDVPVTAHGTRYSVPADRARVDRGPVHLGVRPEKLHLVGSADQIPAGHQHVAGVVTDASYVGVSTQYLLRTAWGSEVSVFSANSGATERLPVGAEALAYWDPRHAFLLPREPGEADRTTPVVDEPVGLPS, via the coding sequence GTGGGACGCGAGACACCGGCCGGCGACCTGCGCCTGGCCAACCTCACGAAGCGGTTCGGCATCTTCACCGCGGTGGACGACCTCAGCCTGACCATCCCGCAGGGCTCCTTCTTCGCCCTGCTCGGCGCGTCCGGCTGCGGCAAGACCACGACGCTGCGCATGATCGCCGGCCTGGAGGAGCCGACCAGCGGGCAGGTGCTGCTCGGTGACCGGGACATCGCCCGGCTGCGGCCGTACAAGCGGCCGGTCAACACGGTGTTCCAGAGCTACGCCCTGTTCCCGCACCTGGACATCGCCGAGAACGTCGCCTTCGGGTTGCGTCGGCGCGGCATCCGCAAGGTCGACGACCAGGTCGAGCGGATGCTCGCCCTGGTGCAGCTCGACGGCTACGGCCGGCGCCGCCCGGCCCAGCTCTCCGGCGGCCAGCAGCAGCGGGTCGCGCTGGCCCGCGCGCTCATCAACCACCCGCAGGTGCTGCTGCTGGACGAGCCGCTCGGCGCGCTCGACCTGAAGCTGCGCCGGCAGATGCAGATCGAGCTGAAGCGCATCCAGACCGAGGTCGGCATCACCTTCGTGCACGTCACCCACGACCAGGAGGAGGCCATGACGATGGCCGACACGGTCGCGGTGATGAACGCCGGCCGGATCGAGCAGTTGGGCGCCCCGGCCGACCTCTACGAGTACCCGGCCACCGCCTTCGTGGCGAACTTCCTCGGCCAGTCCAACCTGCTCGCCGGCGACGCCGCCGGGCCCACGGGCGACGACGTGCCGGTCACCGCGCACGGCACCCGCTACTCGGTGCCCGCCGACCGGGCACGCGTCGACCGGGGGCCCGTCCACCTGGGCGTACGCCCGGAGAAGCTGCACCTGGTCGGCTCCGCCGACCAGATCCCCGCCGGCCACCAGCACGTCGCCGGGGTGGTCACCGACGCCTCGTACGTGGGGGTCAGCACCCAGTACCTGCTGCGCACCGCCTGGGGCAGTGAGGTCTCCGTCTTCTCCGCCAACAGCGGCGCGACCGAGCGGCTGCCGGTCGGCGCCGAGGCGCTGGCGTACTGGGATCCGCGGCACGCGTTCCTGCTGCCCCGGGAGCCGGGCGAGGCGGACCGAACCACGCCGGTGGTCGACGAGCCGGTGGGTCTCCCGTCGTGA
- a CDS encoding ABC transporter substrate-binding protein yields the protein MRSPLRPLSRRGLLTGTLGSAALLAAGGSLAGCGTKGAQQTEAGCVSEDLSGTEKKLAFSNWPQYMDVDDKDESKRPTLDEFIAKSGIEVTYTEDVNDNNEFFGKVQNQLAGCQSTGRDIMVLTDWMAARMIRLGWIQKLDKSKIPNVEANLLPSLKGRSFDKDNQFAVPWQSGLAGLAYNGKVTKELRTVDELLTRPDLKGKVTALSEMRDTMGLLLQSNGHDPANFTAAQFDDALNKLKKAVDSGQIRKFTGNDYAPDLAKGDIAACVGWSGDVIQLGFEDESVKFVVPESGVMLWSDNMLVPNKATHKGNAEQLANYYYEPAVAARLAAYVNYICPVQGAQAEMEKIDPELAANPLIFPDEAMLSKSKVFMALDEKQEREYEGKFQQVIGA from the coding sequence ATGCGTAGTCCCCTCCGGCCCCTCTCCCGGCGTGGTCTGCTCACCGGCACCCTCGGCTCGGCCGCGCTGCTCGCCGCCGGCGGCTCGCTGGCCGGCTGCGGCACCAAGGGCGCACAGCAGACCGAGGCCGGCTGCGTGAGCGAGGACCTCTCCGGCACCGAGAAGAAGCTCGCCTTCTCCAACTGGCCGCAGTACATGGACGTGGACGACAAGGACGAGTCGAAGCGGCCGACGCTCGACGAGTTCATCGCCAAGTCCGGCATCGAGGTCACGTACACCGAGGACGTCAACGACAACAACGAGTTCTTCGGCAAGGTGCAGAACCAGCTCGCCGGCTGTCAGTCCACCGGGCGGGACATCATGGTGCTCACCGACTGGATGGCCGCCCGCATGATCCGGCTCGGCTGGATCCAGAAGCTCGACAAGTCCAAGATCCCGAACGTCGAGGCCAACCTGCTGCCGTCGCTGAAGGGCCGCTCCTTCGACAAGGACAACCAGTTCGCCGTCCCGTGGCAGTCGGGCCTGGCCGGCCTCGCCTACAACGGCAAGGTCACCAAGGAGCTGCGTACGGTCGACGAGCTGCTCACCCGCCCCGACCTCAAGGGCAAGGTGACCGCGCTGTCCGAGATGCGCGACACGATGGGGCTGCTGCTCCAGTCCAACGGCCACGACCCGGCCAACTTCACGGCCGCGCAGTTCGACGACGCGCTCAACAAGCTCAAGAAGGCCGTCGACTCCGGACAGATCCGCAAGTTCACCGGCAACGACTACGCTCCCGACCTGGCCAAGGGCGACATCGCCGCGTGCGTCGGCTGGTCCGGCGACGTCATCCAGCTCGGCTTCGAGGACGAGTCGGTCAAGTTCGTGGTGCCGGAGTCCGGGGTGATGCTCTGGTCGGACAACATGCTGGTCCCCAACAAGGCCACCCACAAGGGCAACGCCGAGCAGCTCGCCAACTACTACTACGAGCCGGCGGTGGCCGCGCGGCTGGCCGCGTACGTGAACTACATCTGCCCCGTCCAGGGTGCCCAGGCCGAGATGGAGAAGATCGATCCCGAGCTGGCCGCCAACCCGCTGATCTTCCCCGACGAGGCGATGCTGTCGAAGTCCAAGGTGTTCATGGCCCTGGACGAGAAGCAGGAGCGCGAGTACGAAGGCAAGTTCCAGCAGGTCATCGGGGCCTGA